From Flavobacterium sp. 102, a single genomic window includes:
- a CDS encoding DUF5675 family protein, whose translation MVLLITRTYFPEGTNGNLEYEGKLICKTIELPWMENQKKVSCIPEGKYLLQKRYSKKFKWHIEIMNVSNRTSILFHPANNAIKELNGCIAPVTKISGAGLGLMSRKAFTKLRTIVYRALDEKQRVLIIIKS comes from the coding sequence ATGGTTCTCCTAATTACCAGAACTTATTTCCCTGAAGGAACTAACGGAAATCTTGAATATGAGGGCAAATTAATTTGCAAAACAATTGAATTGCCTTGGATGGAAAATCAGAAAAAGGTTTCCTGCATTCCGGAAGGGAAATATTTATTACAAAAGCGATATAGCAAAAAGTTTAAATGGCATATTGAAATTATGAATGTTTCCAATCGAACATCGATTTTGTTTCATCCAGCCAATAATGCGATAAAAGAACTTAATGGTTGCATCGCACCGGTTACAAAGATTTCGGGAGCCGGTTTAGGTCTAATGTCCCGAAAAGCTTTTACCAAGCTTAGAACTATTGTTTATAGAGCTTTGGATGAAAAGCAACGAGTTTTAATCATTATCAAATCTTAA
- a CDS encoding VOC family protein — translation MLTKINPKLPMRDKAVTKHFYLINLSFKELGDYDKYLIVGKDNIEIHFFEFKKLDPKKNYGQVYIRANEIDKLYQSLLDNKTSIHPNGNLEIKPWGQKEFALLDPDNNLLTFGESI, via the coding sequence ATGCTTACTAAGATAAATCCAAAATTACCAATGCGTGACAAAGCAGTAACCAAGCACTTTTATTTAATCAATTTGAGTTTTAAAGAACTTGGAGATTATGATAAATATTTAATTGTTGGGAAAGACAACATAGAAATTCACTTTTTTGAATTTAAAAAACTTGACCCAAAGAAAAACTATGGTCAGGTATATATTAGAGCAAATGAAATTGATAAACTTTACCAATCATTACTTGATAATAAAACGAGTATTCACCCAAATGGAAATTTAGAAATCAAACCTTGGGGACAAAAAGAATTTGCTCTACTTGATCCTGACAACAACTTGCTGACCTTTGGAGAAAGTATTTAA
- a CDS encoding hotdog fold thioesterase: MVEKNIEFIKQVIEQNIPIHRFLGLKLLVLEKGFVRVSVPFRDEVIGDFRRNRWHGGIIATIMDSVGGIVGGTYFKSFEDKLVTIDLRIDYLKGAEASSIIVEGKIVRFGNRILVTKMKAFQNNELIAEGKGVYNFFPIDNSIEK, from the coding sequence ATGGTAGAAAAAAACATTGAATTTATTAAACAAGTAATTGAACAAAACATCCCAATTCATAGATTTTTAGGACTAAAATTATTAGTTCTCGAGAAAGGGTTTGTAAGGGTTAGTGTTCCTTTTAGAGATGAAGTAATCGGAGACTTTAGAAGAAACAGATGGCACGGAGGAATTATTGCAACAATAATGGATTCTGTTGGAGGAATAGTTGGAGGAACTTATTTCAAATCTTTTGAAGATAAATTAGTAACAATTGATTTAAGAATAGATTATTTAAAAGGAGCAGAAGCTTCATCTATAATTGTAGAAGGTAAAATTGTTAGATTCGGAAATAGAATACTTGTAACGAAAATGAAGGCCTTCCAAAATAATGAACTAATTGCAGAAGGAAAAGGTGTGTATAATTTTTTTCCAATTGATAATTCAATAGAAAAGTAA
- a CDS encoding TetR/AcrR family transcriptional regulator → MKDKIIKKATDMFLKLGFKSVTMDDIASEMCISKKTIYKYFSNKEKLIEEGTEVVHQKIHLLMDNIVAQNHNAIVENFQIREMFKQMFQSFDQSPAYQLKKHYPEIYEKTIANEMEDFNQILRLNIVKGINEGLYRENLDIENYIKFYYTLIFNINENTMLEKDAHELEVKALEYHIRAMATLAGIIELEKHLKNPII, encoded by the coding sequence ATGAAAGATAAGATCATCAAAAAAGCGACAGACATGTTTTTGAAGCTGGGTTTCAAGAGCGTTACTATGGATGATATTGCCTCTGAAATGTGTATTTCAAAGAAAACAATTTACAAATACTTCAGCAATAAAGAAAAATTGATTGAAGAAGGCACTGAAGTGGTTCATCAAAAAATTCACTTATTAATGGATAATATAGTGGCTCAAAACCATAATGCGATTGTTGAGAATTTTCAAATCAGAGAAATGTTCAAGCAAATGTTTCAGTCTTTTGATCAATCTCCAGCTTATCAACTCAAAAAACATTATCCTGAAATTTATGAAAAAACGATAGCTAATGAAATGGAAGATTTTAATCAAATATTACGTCTAAACATCGTAAAAGGCATTAATGAGGGTTTATACCGAGAAAATTTAGACATCGAAAATTATATAAAATTTTATTACACTTTAATATTCAACATTAACGAAAATACCATGTTAGAAAAAGACGCACACGAATTAGAAGTGAAAGCTTTGGAATATCATATTAGAGCCATGGCTACATTAGCAGGAATTATTGAATTAGAAAAACACCTTAAAAACCCAATTATATAA
- a CDS encoding TolC family protein, whose product MKKTILITLLTFTLSVSAQEGAQLTLKDAITFALENKADAKKAKLEVENSEYKIQEVRSKALPQISANGSMTYNPILQLNALPGDFFGAPGTTILAPLGQEWNSIAGVSLNQALFDQSVFTGLKAAKSTREFYQINAQLTEEQVIERVANAYYQVYVQQQKLIVVDNNLKNTNKVKDIIKGQFDNGLAKKIDFDRITVRVNNINSQRQQILNAITLQENALKFYMGMPIENKIIIPNTAFEVTPQDLSATADVTGRTEYLLLKKREQLLTYQKKAVQAAYYPTLTLSGNYNYIGQGPEMPLFAKPVDGVYWSDFASIGLSLRVPLFTGFGTRSKVRQAENALKSVKVDLDETKLALDLAFDNAKKQLENSLITINNQKENAQLAQEVFNNTNNNYTQGLATLTDLLDAENALVEAQNNYTTAILEYKLAEIQFIKSKGELKTLTNK is encoded by the coding sequence ATGAAGAAAACAATTCTCATAACATTATTAACTTTTACGTTATCTGTAAGTGCGCAAGAAGGAGCACAGCTAACATTAAAAGATGCTATCACCTTTGCACTTGAAAACAAAGCTGATGCGAAAAAGGCTAAATTAGAAGTTGAAAATAGCGAGTATAAAATTCAAGAAGTACGTTCTAAAGCGTTACCGCAAATTTCGGCTAATGGAAGCATGACATACAATCCTATTCTTCAACTAAATGCTTTACCAGGCGATTTTTTTGGAGCACCAGGAACTACAATTTTAGCACCACTTGGACAAGAATGGAACTCAATTGCTGGCGTTTCTTTGAATCAAGCTTTGTTTGACCAATCTGTTTTTACGGGTTTAAAAGCAGCTAAGTCTACAAGAGAATTTTATCAAATTAACGCACAGTTAACCGAAGAACAAGTTATCGAACGTGTTGCAAATGCGTATTATCAAGTGTATGTTCAGCAACAAAAACTAATTGTGGTTGATAATAACTTGAAAAATACCAACAAAGTTAAAGATATTATTAAAGGTCAATTTGACAATGGTTTGGCAAAAAAAATTGATTTTGACAGAATTACCGTTCGTGTAAACAATATCAATTCGCAACGTCAACAAATTTTAAATGCAATTACACTACAAGAAAATGCGTTGAAGTTTTATATGGGAATGCCAATTGAAAACAAAATCATTATTCCTAATACTGCTTTTGAAGTAACACCACAAGATTTATCTGCAACAGCTGATGTAACTGGAAGAACCGAATATTTGTTACTTAAAAAACGAGAACAATTATTAACATACCAAAAAAAGGCAGTACAAGCAGCATATTATCCAACTCTTACTTTAAGTGGAAATTATAATTATATTGGTCAAGGTCCAGAAATGCCATTGTTTGCAAAACCTGTAGATGGTGTTTATTGGTCAGACTTTGCCTCTATTGGATTAAGTTTAAGAGTTCCATTATTTACAGGATTTGGAACAAGATCAAAAGTAAGACAAGCTGAGAATGCTTTAAAATCAGTAAAAGTTGATTTAGACGAAACCAAATTAGCTTTGGATTTGGCTTTTGATAATGCAAAAAAACAACTTGAAAACAGTTTGATAACCATTAATAATCAAAAAGAAAACGCACAACTTGCGCAAGAAGTTTTTAATAATACCAATAACAATTATACGCAAGGATTAGCTACATTAACCGATTTATTAGATGCAGAAAATGCATTAGTAGAAGCACAAAATAATTATACAACAGCCATATTAGAATATAAATTAGCAGAAATTCAATTCATAAAATCAAAAGGAGAACTTAAAACACTAACCAATAAATAA
- a CDS encoding efflux RND transporter periplasmic adaptor subunit, with the protein MKKIIITIVVILGALALIAVVLSNNKKENEAKTAIVAEKNASVSVKVDTVKTEEVSLDFVSNGNFKPIQELIFKAEKSGKVTQVLVKEGDYVTVGQTLAIVRSDVINVNAQNANAVYQNAVADYTRFENAFKTGGVTKQQLDQARLAMVNAKANLTQANISVGDTRIKAPISGFINKKFIEPGSILTGMPSTDLFEIVNVSKLKLNVTVNESQVSSLKVGSLIKVGSNVYPDKEFTGKITFIAPKADASLNFPVEIEITNNTSNDLKAGMYGTAKFASNQQKQTLKIVPRNAFVGSVSSNEIFVIENGTAKLKKVTAGRILGDKVEILNGLSDGEIVIVTGQINLQNENAVEIIK; encoded by the coding sequence ATGAAAAAAATTATAATCACAATAGTAGTAATTTTAGGAGCATTAGCCTTAATAGCTGTTGTTTTATCAAATAATAAAAAAGAAAACGAAGCTAAAACAGCTATTGTTGCCGAAAAAAACGCTTCAGTTTCAGTAAAAGTTGATACCGTAAAAACAGAAGAAGTTTCATTAGATTTCGTTTCAAACGGTAACTTTAAACCAATTCAAGAATTAATTTTCAAAGCTGAAAAATCTGGAAAAGTAACCCAAGTTTTGGTAAAAGAAGGTGATTATGTAACTGTAGGACAAACGCTTGCTATTGTGAGAAGCGATGTTATAAATGTAAATGCACAAAACGCAAATGCCGTATATCAAAACGCTGTTGCAGATTACACAAGATTTGAAAATGCATTTAAAACGGGTGGTGTAACCAAACAACAATTAGACCAAGCAAGATTGGCAATGGTAAATGCAAAAGCGAATTTAACTCAAGCTAACATTAGTGTAGGTGATACTAGAATTAAAGCACCAATTAGTGGTTTTATCAACAAAAAATTCATTGAACCAGGTTCAATATTAACAGGAATGCCATCTACCGATTTATTTGAAATTGTAAACGTTTCTAAATTAAAATTAAACGTTACGGTTAACGAAAGTCAAGTTTCAAGTCTAAAAGTAGGAAGCTTAATTAAAGTGGGTTCAAATGTGTATCCAGACAAAGAATTTACTGGAAAAATTACTTTTATTGCTCCTAAAGCAGATGCAAGTTTAAATTTTCCTGTTGAAATTGAAATTACAAACAACACTTCAAACGACTTAAAAGCAGGGATGTATGGAACCGCAAAATTCGCTTCAAACCAACAAAAACAAACCTTGAAAATCGTACCAAGAAATGCTTTTGTAGGAAGTGTTAGTAGTAACGAAATTTTTGTGATTGAAAACGGAACAGCTAAACTTAAAAAAGTAACAGCGGGTAGAATTTTAGGAGATAAAGTAGAAATATTAAACGGATTATCTGACGGAGAAATTGTAATTGTAACTGGACAAATCAACCTTCAAAACGAAAACGCTGTTGAAATTATTAAATAA
- a CDS encoding efflux RND transporter permease subunit translates to MKLAEISIKRPSLVIVLFTILTLGGLFSYSNLGYELIPKFETNVITIATIYPGASPSEIENTVTKKIEDAVASLENIKKIDAKSYESLSTVSITLTSNADVNVSMNDAQRKINAIISDLPDDAETPSLTKFSLSDLPIMTIGANGKMDEVAFYDLIDKKLAPILSRVQGVAQVNIIGGQEREIQVNLDAVKMQGYGLSIPQVQQNILSSNLDFPTGNIQTREQKILIRLAGKYKNVEELRNLIVSSKNGIQVRLGDIADVQDTQKIAEKVARVDQKSAIILQIIKQSDANAVAVSEELVKTIAKLETEYTANGLELEIAKDSTIFTLEAADAVVHDLLIAVLLVALVMLFFLHSIRNSLIVMVSIPASLIATFIGIYLMGYTLNLMSLLGLSLVVGILVDDAIVVLENIYRHMEMGKNKARAAYDGTAEIGGTVVSITLVIVVVFLPIAMSTGLVSNIITQFCVTVIIATMLSLLASFTIIPWLSSRYAKLEHIEGKNFFGRIILGFESYLTRFTNWVTELLTWCLDHYIKTILVVLVLFFGSTIGLMGGGFIGGEFFAASDSGEFLVQIEMPKDASLEQTNFMTQKAEAFLKKEAYVHSQITTIGQTSEGLGASQATAYKSEINVKMVGLDKRDEPANVYAAKTKRKLEKILVGAKVKTVPVGILGTAQDATLGLIVTGPNVETAMAFAKAAEKELRTIPGATEIELSVEDGNPEVNVQVDRDKMAALGLSLQTIGMTMQTAFSGNTDGKFRAGEYEYDINIKYNAFDRKSIADVSNLIFINDRGEQIKLTQFATVTESSGPSELERRDKSASVTVKGQNVGVASGTIVSQWQEKIDKLEKPTGVDYIWGGDMENQSEGFGTLGIALLAAIILVYLVMVSLYDSFVHPFVVLFAIPLSFIGAMLALALTNNTLNIFTILGIIMLIGLVCKNAIMLVDYTNQRRKAGESIRTALIQANHARLRPILMTTIAMVFGMFPIALASGAGAEWKNGLAWVIIGGLISSLFLTLIVVPVIYEIMEKIIAKFSKGEKTDYEAEMVADYEHTELSDGFNPKHTT, encoded by the coding sequence ATGAAATTAGCAGAAATATCGATAAAACGTCCGTCGTTAGTAATTGTATTGTTTACAATTCTAACACTTGGTGGATTGTTCAGTTATAGCAATTTAGGCTACGAATTGATTCCTAAATTTGAAACTAACGTAATTACAATTGCCACAATTTATCCAGGTGCATCACCAAGTGAAATTGAAAATACGGTTACTAAAAAAATTGAAGATGCTGTAGCATCTTTAGAAAACATCAAAAAGATTGATGCCAAATCTTACGAAAGTTTGTCAACAGTTTCTATCACATTAACTTCAAATGCTGATGTTAATGTTTCAATGAACGATGCGCAACGTAAAATTAACGCGATCATTAGTGATTTACCAGATGATGCTGAGACACCTTCGTTAACCAAATTTTCCTTAAGTGATTTACCAATTATGACAATTGGTGCCAACGGGAAAATGGACGAAGTTGCTTTTTACGATTTAATTGATAAAAAATTAGCTCCAATTTTATCTCGAGTTCAAGGTGTTGCTCAAGTAAACATTATTGGTGGGCAAGAGAGAGAAATTCAAGTAAATCTTGATGCTGTAAAAATGCAAGGTTACGGACTTTCAATTCCGCAAGTGCAACAAAATATTTTATCTTCTAATTTAGACTTCCCTACAGGAAACATTCAAACGCGTGAGCAAAAAATATTAATACGTTTAGCTGGAAAATATAAAAATGTTGAAGAACTAAGAAATCTAATTGTATCTTCTAAAAACGGAATTCAAGTTCGCTTAGGTGATATTGCAGATGTTCAAGATACCCAAAAAATTGCTGAAAAAGTTGCTCGAGTAGATCAAAAAAGTGCAATAATTTTACAAATTATAAAACAATCGGATGCGAATGCTGTTGCTGTAAGTGAAGAATTAGTTAAAACAATTGCAAAGCTTGAAACTGAATACACAGCAAATGGTTTAGAACTCGAAATTGCAAAAGATAGTACCATTTTTACACTTGAAGCAGCAGACGCAGTAGTGCACGATTTGTTAATTGCAGTGCTTTTAGTTGCTTTAGTAATGTTATTTTTCTTACATAGTATCAGAAACTCATTAATTGTAATGGTCTCTATTCCTGCTTCATTAATTGCAACTTTTATTGGGATATATTTAATGGGTTACACCTTAAATTTAATGAGTTTATTAGGATTGTCACTCGTAGTAGGTATTCTTGTTGACGATGCCATTGTGGTACTTGAAAATATATATAGGCACATGGAAATGGGCAAGAACAAAGCTCGGGCTGCTTATGATGGAACTGCCGAAATAGGCGGAACAGTAGTATCAATTACCTTAGTGATTGTTGTGGTTTTTTTACCAATTGCTATGAGTACTGGCTTGGTTTCTAACATTATTACGCAATTCTGTGTAACTGTTATAATTGCAACAATGTTGTCATTACTTGCATCATTTACCATTATTCCTTGGCTATCATCAAGATACGCAAAATTAGAACACATTGAAGGGAAAAACTTTTTTGGAAGAATTATTCTTGGATTTGAAAGTTATTTAACTCGATTTACAAATTGGGTTACTGAATTGTTAACGTGGTGCTTAGATCATTACATCAAAACGATTTTGGTCGTTTTAGTATTATTCTTTGGATCAACCATAGGATTAATGGGTGGTGGATTTATTGGTGGTGAATTCTTCGCAGCATCTGATAGTGGTGAATTTTTAGTTCAAATTGAAATGCCTAAAGACGCTTCACTAGAACAAACCAATTTCATGACACAAAAAGCAGAAGCTTTCTTAAAAAAAGAAGCATACGTTCACAGTCAAATTACAACTATTGGTCAAACCAGTGAAGGTCTTGGAGCTTCTCAAGCAACAGCCTATAAATCTGAGATTAATGTAAAAATGGTTGGTTTAGATAAACGTGATGAACCTGCAAACGTGTATGCGGCAAAAACAAAACGTAAATTAGAAAAAATATTAGTTGGAGCAAAAGTTAAAACAGTTCCAGTAGGTATTTTAGGAACTGCACAAGATGCAACTTTAGGTTTAATTGTAACAGGACCAAATGTAGAAACGGCTATGGCATTTGCAAAAGCAGCTGAAAAAGAATTACGCACTATTCCAGGAGCTACAGAAATCGAATTATCAGTAGAAGACGGAAATCCAGAAGTGAATGTTCAGGTGGATAGAGATAAAATGGCAGCTCTTGGATTAAGTTTACAAACGATAGGTATGACTATGCAAACTGCATTTAGTGGAAATACCGATGGAAAATTTAGAGCTGGTGAATACGAATATGACATCAATATTAAATATAATGCGTTCGATAGAAAAAGTATTGCAGATGTAAGTAACTTAATTTTCATTAATGATAGAGGCGAACAAATTAAATTAACACAATTTGCTACAGTAACAGAAAGTTCTGGTCCAAGTGAATTAGAACGAAGAGACAAATCAGCATCCGTAACTGTAAAAGGTCAAAATGTGGGAGTTGCTTCGGGAACTATTGTTTCGCAATGGCAAGAAAAAATTGATAAATTAGAAAAACCAACCGGTGTAGATTACATTTGGGGTGGTGATATGGAAAACCAAAGTGAAGGTTTCGGAACACTTGGAATTGCTTTATTAGCTGCTATTATCTTGGTTTACCTTGTAATGGTTTCGTTATACGACAGTTTTGTGCATCCATTTGTAGTATTGTTTGCGATTCCGCTTTCGTTTATTGGAGCCATGTTAGCTTTAGCTTTAACAAACAATACATTGAATATTTTCACCATTTTAGGTATCATCATGCTAATTGGTCTGGTGTGTAAAAATGCGATTATGTTGGTGGACTACACGAACCAAAGACGTAAAGCTGGAGAAAGTATTAGAACGGCATTAATTCAGGCCAATCACGCGAGGTTGCGTCCAATCTTAATGACGACCATTGCCATGGTCTTTGGTATGTTTCCAATTGCATTGGCTTCTGGAGCTGGAGCAGAATGGAAAAACGGTTTGGCTTGGGTGATCATTGGTGGATTGATTTCCTCTTTATTCTTAACTTTAATTGTGGTTCCTGTAATCTACGAAATCATGGAGAAAATAATCGCCAAATTCTCCAAAGGTGAGAAAACTGATTATGAGGCTGAAATGGTAGCCGATTATGAGCATACAGAATTGAGCGACGGGTTTAATCCCAAGCATACCACTTAA
- a CDS encoding universal stress protein — protein sequence MKKILFLTDFSDVAKNAFIYALSLAEKMNAEVHILHIVPIVETKDPEELKNVHPLAKIFNDTLEDEEWGRFKAEARKLEKIAQDNNKLKIQVEFHFEKGIFLDTITDYIYEKAIDIVVMGTSGANTIDKKLFGSNTSKLINHIDIPFLAVPEKAVFVAMNKVTIAVMLNTNEHSIILQLLENSLKYNYRFNCVHVVESEKMAAQAENKKRIWLENIGNDNLIVDTVVDTDVEKGLENYIAHNGTDILCIIHRNLPYLQRLFKLNHSNRLLQNSKTALLIYNNKS from the coding sequence ATGAAAAAGATATTATTTCTAACGGATTTTTCGGACGTAGCAAAGAATGCCTTTATTTATGCGTTGTCGCTTGCCGAAAAAATGAATGCTGAGGTACACATACTTCACATTGTCCCTATTGTGGAAACTAAAGACCCCGAAGAATTGAAAAATGTGCATCCGTTAGCAAAAATTTTTAACGACACTTTGGAAGATGAAGAATGGGGAAGGTTTAAGGCTGAAGCGAGGAAACTTGAAAAAATAGCCCAGGATAATAATAAATTAAAAATTCAAGTAGAGTTTCATTTTGAGAAAGGAATATTTCTTGATACAATTACAGATTATATTTACGAAAAGGCAATAGATATAGTGGTAATGGGAACTTCAGGGGCTAATACCATTGACAAGAAATTATTTGGTTCCAATACAAGCAAACTCATCAATCATATTGACATTCCGTTTTTAGCAGTTCCCGAAAAAGCAGTATTTGTTGCCATGAATAAGGTCACAATTGCAGTTATGTTGAACACAAACGAGCATTCCATTATTCTACAATTGCTGGAGAACTCACTGAAATATAATTACAGATTTAATTGCGTACACGTAGTTGAATCTGAGAAGATGGCTGCACAAGCAGAAAATAAAAAAAGAATTTGGCTTGAAAATATTGGGAATGACAATCTCATCGTTGATACTGTCGTCGATACCGATGTTGAAAAGGGTTTAGAAAACTATATAGCGCATAATGGAACGGATATTCTCTGTATAATACATCGTAATCTACCATATTTGCAAAGATTGTTCAAATTGAATCATAGCAATCGTTTGCTGCAAAATTCAAAAACAGCTTTGCTTATTTATAATAACAAAAGTTAG
- a CDS encoding porin family protein, with protein sequence MRPIVGLLLISAISIHNCRAQEKLEEHASLKGKIGISAIMGDAFIKHNIDTKKNEISSAAALGLNVNYWISNKFALGVHSDMIFESFIIEEKNGELENNFIEREYPLSVNAVVTYNPLHSLGLLAGYGKEFSEEKDFSMFLVGAEYMVEIPHDWELGLSATYEVKNDAYDTFVVGLGLTKLVSFEKKHHL encoded by the coding sequence ATGAGACCAATAGTAGGCCTTTTACTTATATCGGCGATAAGCATCCATAATTGCAGAGCGCAAGAAAAATTGGAAGAACATGCTTCCTTAAAAGGGAAAATAGGGATATCTGCTATAATGGGGGATGCCTTCATCAAACACAATATCGATACGAAAAAAAATGAAATCAGTTCTGCAGCTGCTCTCGGATTGAACGTAAATTACTGGATTTCCAATAAATTTGCTTTAGGGGTGCATTCGGATATGATTTTTGAAAGTTTTATCATTGAAGAAAAGAACGGAGAACTGGAAAATAATTTTATTGAAAGAGAATATCCATTATCTGTAAATGCGGTAGTTACCTATAACCCTTTACATTCCTTGGGATTGCTGGCAGGATATGGTAAGGAGTTCAGTGAGGAGAAGGATTTTTCTATGTTTCTTGTTGGGGCAGAATATATGGTAGAAATTCCCCACGACTGGGAACTTGGCCTTTCTGCAACGTATGAAGTGAAAAATGACGCCTACGATACTTTTGTGGTTGGGTTAGGGCTTACTAAATTAGTAAGTTTTGAAAAAAAGCATCACTTATAA
- a CDS encoding MFS transporter codes for MYNKGPFATWVPKPIMLLLIIIFLLPLLALNGIYTSNISDISGALATYSEYISMANNATTIGMAVAGTIVMRVKMRFRSKEIIVFCTVVVAGISYLIGTTDNILMVIGGSFFIGLLKMFAMIEMMLPVMFILSPTGERGRFYSIFYPITIGIGQLSSYLMADLIFNSSWQAPYFYMSIMMLVIASLSLIFQHNQRFGFKKPLYQIDWLSLVLFSVSAMCLNAGLTFMRQQGWFSSPFITGSFLISVILLAALIYRQKFLKRKLIKFELIVQKVNVWHGMILLLFLGAYLASSSIFVQYTVGVLGYNNLINAKLNLWMIPGIVIAGFLAFHGFKNKWNVKYYIILGFMAFFLHTLMLYLMIQPQMNIEYLYFPMFIKGLGLGILFIGIWYYATLNLQIDDMLSLIGIMLLVRTFIATAFAGAIISWAAYQGQWQSLSDISVYLDTGDFSDGMSMYQTTQVNAMMASSKIVLGYLCWLIIPILIFVLTHHYGQFNNRRIVFLRKVIRGNRLRGYKFS; via the coding sequence ATGTACAATAAAGGACCGTTTGCCACTTGGGTTCCCAAACCGATTATGCTGCTGCTGATTATTATTTTTCTGTTACCGCTGTTAGCGTTAAATGGCATTTATACCAGCAATATATCTGATATTTCTGGAGCATTGGCAACCTATTCGGAATATATTTCTATGGCAAATAATGCCACAACTATCGGAATGGCTGTTGCCGGTACTATCGTGATGCGTGTCAAAATGCGTTTTCGCTCCAAAGAAATAATTGTTTTTTGCACTGTTGTCGTTGCTGGTATTTCTTATTTGATAGGAACAACAGACAATATATTGATGGTCATTGGAGGAAGTTTTTTTATTGGCTTGCTTAAAATGTTTGCCATGATAGAAATGATGTTGCCAGTTATGTTCATCCTATCACCAACAGGAGAAAGAGGGAGATTCTACTCTATATTTTACCCTATAACGATTGGCATCGGGCAACTCTCCTCTTACCTTATGGCTGATTTAATCTTCAACAGCAGTTGGCAGGCACCTTACTTCTATATGTCGATAATGATGTTAGTTATTGCTTCCCTGTCGTTGATTTTCCAGCACAACCAACGCTTTGGCTTTAAAAAGCCTTTGTATCAGATTGACTGGCTGTCTTTGGTTTTATTTTCCGTTTCCGCAATGTGCCTGAATGCAGGGCTTACCTTTATGCGACAGCAAGGTTGGTTCAGTTCACCCTTTATTACAGGTTCCTTTTTGATAAGCGTAATACTTTTGGCGGCCCTTATTTACAGGCAAAAATTTCTAAAACGCAAACTCATCAAATTTGAACTGATTGTTCAAAAAGTAAATGTATGGCATGGGATGATATTACTTTTGTTTCTAGGCGCATATTTGGCAAGCAGCAGTATTTTTGTCCAATACACAGTGGGTGTTTTAGGGTATAACAATCTTATTAATGCAAAGCTGAACCTATGGATGATTCCCGGAATTGTTATAGCAGGGTTTCTTGCCTTTCATGGTTTTAAAAATAAATGGAATGTAAAATACTATATTATTTTGGGCTTTATGGCTTTTTTTCTTCATACTCTGATGTTGTATTTGATGATCCAACCGCAAATGAATATAGAGTATCTCTATTTTCCAATGTTTATAAAAGGTTTAGGATTAGGAATTCTTTTCATTGGGATCTGGTATTATGCTACCTTAAACTTACAAATAGACGATATGCTTAGCCTTATAGGCATCATGTTGTTGGTGCGGACTTTTATAGCAACAGCGTTTGCAGGAGCAATTATTAGTTGGGCAGCTTATCAGGGACAATGGCAAAGCCTGAGTGATATTTCTGTCTATTTGGATACAGGAGATTTCAGCGACGGCATGAGTATGTACCAAACAACACAAGTCAATGCCATGATGGCTTCTTCCAAGATTGTGTTGGGATATTTGTGTTGGCTCATTATACCAATATTGATTTTTGTATTAACCCATCATTACGGACAATTCAATAACCGGAGGATAGTGTTTTTAAGAAAGGTAATAAGGGGGAATAGGTTACGGGGTTATAAGTTTTCATAA